The genomic stretch CCCTCCAGCGCCGGGATCAGGTCGTTGAGCAGGAAGGTCGTCTTGCCGGTGCGGCGCACACCCGAGAGAAACAGCCCCGAGCGCAGGCCCTCATCCAGCACGCCAGGGCGAAGCAGCTGCTGAGCCATTTGCTGTGCGAGCTGCGGCCGGCGGTAAACGGACATGGCTTAGCCTCTTTTATTGAAACTGCCTAATTATACTTCTCGAATAATTCATCTTAAGAACCTTGGTCAGCCCGGGCTGACAGCCGTCCGTCGCGCCGCGCGTCAGCCTGGCGGCGCGGCTGCCACCTGGTCCCAGGACAAGCCGAAGCGCGCCAGGTATTTGCGCAGCCGGTCGGCGTCGTTGACCACTTGCCGGCGTTGGCGCGAGGCCGCGAACAGGCGGCGGCCGGCGTCTGAAAGGCTGTGCGCCTGGCGGCACACCTGCACCACGGCGGCCAGTTGCAGCCGGTCGAACAGGTCCAGTGTGTCCAGGGTCTCGGTGTCGAGCAAGGTGTGAAGCTCGGCCTGCGGGTCCGGCGCTGCCGGTGCTTCGCTACGGTCCCAGAGCCAGCGCAACCGCGCCACTTCCGCGTCCACCTGTGCGACACCGATGCGCCCGCCCTCGGACAGTGTGGCCAGGCGGGTCACAGAAGCCGCCAGATCGCGGAAGTTGCCGCGCCAAGGCGCCTCCTGCGACTGGGCGAAACGCAGATAGCGGGCTTTGGCCTCGGCGTTGAAGCGCACCTGCCGCCCGAGTTCGCGTGCCGCCTCGCCCAGCAGGAATTCGAGGTTGGGCTCGATGTCCTCGGGACGCTCGGCCAGTCCGGGCAACTCGTAGCTCCACAGGTTGATGCGGGCGTAGAGGTCGTCGCGAAAACGCCCGGCGGCGACGGCGCTGCGCAAGTCGCGGTTGGTGCCAGCGATCAACTGGAAGTCGCTGGCGACCTCGCGGTCCGCCCCGAGTGGATAAAAGCGCTTTTCTTCGACGGCTTTCAGCAGCATCGCCTGCTCGTCGAGCCCCAACTCGCCGATTTCGTCGAGAAACAGCACGCCGCCATCGGCGCTGCGCAGCAGGCCGGCGCGGTCGCCCAATGCGCCGGTGAAGGCGCCGCGCTTGTGCCCGAACAGCGTGGAGGCCGCCGCATCCCCCTGCAACGTGGCGCAGTTCACCTCGACGAAGGGCCCCTGCACTTGATGGCGTGCCTTCTTCAGCTCGTACATCCGACGCGCCAGCAGCGACTTGCCGGCACCGGTGGGGCCGGTGAACAAAATCGGCGCGCGCGAGCGCACGGCCACCCGTTCGACTTCGGCGATCAGCGCATTGAAGCGGGGGTTGCGGGTCGGGATGCCCGACTTGAGGAAACTCAGCGCGTCTTGCTGCTCGCGTGCGAAGCGTTGCGCAATCGCGTCGTAGCGCGACAGATCGAGGTCGATCAGCGTGTAGCTGCCCGGGTCGCCCTCGACCTGCCGCTTCGGCGGCGCGGTCTGCAGCAGCACGCCGGGGATGAAACGCGCCTCGACCATCAGGAACAAGCAGATCTGCGCGACGTGTGTGCCGGTCGTGATGTGGGCCCAGTAGTCCTCGCGCTCGGGGTCGAAGGGATAGGCCCGCGACCAGTCGTAGAGCGCGCTGTACACCTCGCCGAAGTCCCATGGGTCGGCCAGGTCCAGCGCATGTGCGCGCACCTGCGTTTCGGGCGAGACCACCAGCAGGTCGGCCATCAGGCGCTGCACCAGTTCCTCGTGGCGCGGTGTGTAGAGCAGTTCGAGCCGGTCGATCACCAGGTCTTCGTGCTGCACGAGCGACACCGTCGGGCGCCATTTCTCCCACCGCCCCGAGCCCATGCCGCCGTCGAGCTGCGTGCCCAGGAAACCCACCACGACCTTTTTTCGCACGATCTTGAAAGATAAAGAAGTAGCTGAAATTCTAGTTGGAGCGGTCGAGGCACTACCGGCAGCGTACCCCCGGGGCCCGCTGCAATGAAAAATTAGCTCGGGAAATCAACGAGTTGCGAAGCTCGTCAGCGCAGGCGGCAGTGCTGGCACACCTCGTGCAATTTCTACACTCGCTGGATCCGACACCCGGCGGGCGGGTTCAAATCCTGCCGGCTCTCAGAGGCAGGGGCGATGCAGAAGACTGAACGGCGGGCGCCACGCGTACCGCCGCTGACCAGGAGCAAGACAGATGAAAGAACAGAACTACAACGTCGAAGAAGTGCCGGGCGGTGTGCCGGTGAAGATGTGGACCCAGGGGGTGCCCGTCGAGGACGAAGCCAAGCGTCAGCTCGCCAATGCGGCGCGTTTGCCGGTGGTGTTCAAGCACATCGCGGCCATGCCCGACGTCCACCTCGGCATCGGCGCGACGGTCGGCTCGGTGATCCCGACCATCAAGGCGATCATCCCGGCCGCCGTCGGCGTCGACATCGGCTGCGGCATGATCGCCGCGAAGACCACCTTGTCGGCGGCCGACCTGCCCGACAACCTCGAGCCGTTGCGCTCGGCGATCGAGCGGGCGGTGCCGCACGGACGTGCCCCGGGGTCGCGCGACCCGGGCGCCTGGCACAAGGTGCCGGGCGCGGTCGACACCGCGTGGGCCCAGCTGGAGCCCGAGTTCACCGAGCTGTGCCGCGACTACCCCAAGCTGGAGAAGACCAACCACCGGAACCACCTCGGTACGCTGGGCACCGGCAACCACTTCATCGAGGTCTGCTTGGACGAGCAAGGTTTCGTCTGGTTCATGCTGCACTCCGGCTCGCGGGGCGTGGGCAATGCGATCGGCACCATGTTCATCGAGCTG from Caldimonas brevitalea encodes the following:
- the rtcR gene encoding RNA repair transcriptional activator RtcR — protein: MVRKKVVVGFLGTQLDGGMGSGRWEKWRPTVSLVQHEDLVIDRLELLYTPRHEELVQRLMADLLVVSPETQVRAHALDLADPWDFGEVYSALYDWSRAYPFDPEREDYWAHITTGTHVAQICLFLMVEARFIPGVLLQTAPPKRQVEGDPGSYTLIDLDLSRYDAIAQRFAREQQDALSFLKSGIPTRNPRFNALIAEVERVAVRSRAPILFTGPTGAGKSLLARRMYELKKARHQVQGPFVEVNCATLQGDAAASTLFGHKRGAFTGALGDRAGLLRSADGGVLFLDEIGELGLDEQAMLLKAVEEKRFYPLGADREVASDFQLIAGTNRDLRSAVAAGRFRDDLYARINLWSYELPGLAERPEDIEPNLEFLLGEAARELGRQVRFNAEAKARYLRFAQSQEAPWRGNFRDLAASVTRLATLSEGGRIGVAQVDAEVARLRWLWDRSEAPAAPDPQAELHTLLDTETLDTLDLFDRLQLAAVVQVCRQAHSLSDAGRRLFAASRQRRQVVNDADRLRKYLARFGLSWDQVAAAPPG
- a CDS encoding RtcB family protein, translating into MKEQNYNVEEVPGGVPVKMWTQGVPVEDEAKRQLANAARLPVVFKHIAAMPDVHLGIGATVGSVIPTIKAIIPAAVGVDIGCGMIAAKTTLSAADLPDNLEPLRSAIERAVPHGRAPGSRDPGAWHKVPGAVDTAWAQLEPEFTELCRDYPKLEKTNHRNHLGTLGTGNHFIEVCLDEQGFVWFMLHSGSRGVGNAIGTMFIELAKQDAMRQQANLPDRDLAYFEEGSRYFGDYVRAVSWAQKFAQLNREVMMRRVIEAAKTVIRKNFQSHVEAVNCHHNYVQQERHFGEDVYVTRKGAVSAKKGELGIIPGSMGARSYIVRGKGNPESFESCSHGAGRTMSRAEAKRRFTLADHRAATEGVECRKDRDVIDEIPMAYKDIDAVMEAQRDLVDVVHTLKQVVCVKG